GCCGTTCGGCGCCtgtccctgctgtggctacagtaccacaacagGGAGCCTTTTTGGCGTCGCCTTCCCCTGCCGTGCGTTCACATAGGgaagcagcagattacttaacaaaaatatatgtcatgGAATTTGGCCACTGAGTCTGTTGGTGCTGACGGCGAGCTTTGTAAGTGTTGTTATGTGGTAAAGAGAGGCTGGAACAGTCCCTGACAGGTTGTTGAAAGACAGGTCCAATCGTTCCAGGCTTGGAATCATGCCTAAACTTGATGGAATGGCTCCTTGGAAGTTGTTTTGTGAAAGAAAGAGCCAAGTAAGAGCTGAAAATTTTCCTAGAGAGGAAGGTATGCTACCTGAGAGATTGTTATCGGATAGGATCAGGGTGTCTAGTGGTGAGAAGATGTGCACTAGTGGTGGCACCGACCCAACAAAGTTATTGTCTTGAAGGACTAAGACTTCAATCGATGAACTGTTAAAAAGAGCGGAAGGAATCTCCCCACTGAGATGGTTGTTTGTTAGATCTAGGAATTCAAGCGATGAACTGTTTGCAAGGAAAGCTGGGATGCCTCCTGTCAGCATGTTGTTGGCGACAAGTAGAGCTGAGAGGCTGGAGAGTGTACCCAGCCCATCTGGGATTCTGCCATGTAGCTTGTTGTTGCTCAGGATGATCTCCTGCAGTTGTGAAATTTTATTGCTCACCAGACTTGAGGGGATCTCACCTTCAAGGAGATTGGTTGAAAGATCGATGAACTGGAGGCGGGACCGCGGGAGGAGGATAGAGTGCTTGGTATCATGCCCATGAGATGGTTGTAGCTGAGGTTCAAATAGAAGAGGCGATTCAGGCTGCCGAGCTCTGGCGGGATGTGCCCGTTCAGCTGGTTGTTTGGAAGGTGGATAGCCCTAAGGAAAGTGAGGCTGCCAACACATGGCGGTATCTGGCCACTGAGGTTGGCCGAATCGAAATCCAGGATGGTGACACGAGATGCGTGCCTCTTGCCGCAGGTGACACCAGGCCAGCTGCAGTACTGCACTGACGAGTCATTGCTCCATGAAGCCATGGCTCCGGCGGTGTCGGagtcggagaggtggagcctgaggcAAAGCAGGGCCTGGAGATCAGTATCATCGGATGTCGTGCTGTGAAGTGTAGcaggagctgaagaagatgcagTTGAGAATGAGAGGAAGCAGCATGTGCATGCAAATGCAAGCAAGATGGTGACCACAAGCACAGGGAAACCAGGGATGGTGGCCATCTACACGGCggcgttgctgctgctgctggtgtttCTACTTTGGATTGCAAACTTTGAGTTGTGGTGCTTGTGAAGCTTGTGCATATTTATTACAGAGCTAGCACACTCCCACCTTAGGAGTTAGCACGATAAAAGTTCCAGGAACGGGAGAATGAGTAGTGCTTATTTTTCAGTCACACAAAGTGGTCAAACTTGGACATGGTTTGTAACACGTCAATAGACCTGCGCACTACCGCCACTACGGCCATGTATGTTCAGTTGCACTATGTACACTGCTGCGAGACGATATTTCTTTACATGCAAACCGGCCACCACTTcaagaagacaaaaaaaaaaggagagagtgGTTTCTAAGATTTTAAACCGATAATGTCAGTCTCACATGATACGTCTCCACTACTAAACTATACACTCAATCGTGGGTGAGTATATGATACTAGCCCTAACACGCGCGCTTTAATGCACAGGCATATATGTAGTGTTGTAAACAGGAAAACATGGTTTTGAACAGAGCAGTGTTTTTTAGCAGTAAATAAACAGTGTGTTAAACACTACTGAACCGTGTTGTGAATAGGGACTGAACAGTATCGAGAACTTTAGGCAAAGTGCTAAGGGAGCCGGAAATCTTGCACGCACGAGGGAGTATCTTATTATTCTTTCATATTAGCatttagtaatcttgtattgaatattatgaCCATTAAATAATTTGAAATGAAAAAGGTTTGAACTACACACTTTTAAGAGGACATGTCGCCCATTCGAAATTGTTTGAAAAATTTTAACAAATGAATGGAGCTACTCGTTCTACTTGATTGAATCAAGTACTACAAATTTAAGTAAACTATAACAGCTGTTTCGTTCTACTTGTGCAAACTTTGAGTTTTCTTTTACAACAATAAACTTTGAGTTGTGGTGCTAATTAACGTGTGTGTATTTATGGAGCTAGCGCACTCTCACCTTGTTAGTACGACCTCTAAAATTTTTCAGGAACGGGAGAATGGCTAATGCTTATTTCAGTCATACAAAGTGGTCAAAGTTGGACATGGTTCCTAACGGCAATGGACCTGCCCACTACGGTCTACGGCTATGGCCCAAAATATACTTTTGAACCGTTTTAGGGAACTTTTGTAGCTATATGCCTACATCGATGATGCATATTTTTCGATAATGGAAGATTGTATTAATTTTCAAGAACAATACATCGATGTGATACAAAGTCTTAAAAAAGTCTTCTGTCCTCTGCTTGATTAATATCGATGATGCATATATAACCTCTTTTAGCTAGCGATGCAAAAATGTTCTCTATGGTGAAGTAAATCCTGATTGTACATCAGTATATTCATTTCAGTTATATATAACTATGCTCACTACTTCATAATTGTTTTTTAGCAACACAACCATTTTAGGGCATGGACGGATGAATTTCTAGCCGCCTCTACGGAAGCCTCCATCAGATCCCACTGACGAAGCTGTCTCTAGAAATACAATTTCAGATGTGGCTGGAAATTCGGCCTCCCCAAAGCCTCCCACAGAGATACCCCATCCCACACACCAGGCGCTACCACCCCTCTCTCTTCCGTTCTTTCTCTGTGtcacatctctctctctctctctcttcctcaaaGATCCACACCACACCCCTCATATCCATGCTAGTGACCAAGCTGGCTGGGGAGGTCGCCTTTGGACCATAGGGCGGCATATTAGCCACTGGTGTGACGATTCGAGCAatcacactactacaaaaatgattttgcaAGACACTGTCCAAACTTTAGTCGAggcggtcacaaaatccaaccgcctcgTAAAATACCTGGCGATTAACGGAGTCAGTCGTTTTATTTACCGAGGCACAAAAAATGACCACCTCCAAAAATCCATTTAAGGAGGCAGTCAGAAAATGCCCGCCTCCGAAAATAGATTTACGGAGGCAATTGTTTTAAGACAACCGCctaaaaaatggtctattttcggaGGCAGTCGTCTTAAGGCGCCAGGCTCCATAAATCGATTTACCGAGGCAGTCCTTCTAACAGGTCTGCCTCCAAAAATGGAGGCCATTTTCGGAGGCGGACCTCTTATGAGGCTTGCCTCTGTTAAACGTGTCCGAGGCCCAGCCAAAGCTCAAATCGGGCTTCTACCAGGCTCATATAAATAAAGGACTTAGGGTTTCTCAACTGCACTCTCTCTCCCTGGCGTGGCGCTCCTCTATCTTCCTGGCACCGCGCCCCTGCTTCTTCTCCCTGGCTCGGTGCCGCAGCCTCTCCGTTGGCGTGGTtcccctctcttctctcctccCTCTCGGACTCCCTCTCCTTCTCGTGAAAATGGACTCCCTCTCTTCTTCGTACTGACGAGTGGTGGCGGCGGGGCTCGCACCGACAGCTGGATCCGTGCATGTGCGGCGGCGGCGCATGCGGTGGGGAGGCCCTGGCCAGCGGCGGTGCGTGCGGCAGGCCGCGCACCCATGGCCAGCGATGGAGAGCCAACGGCGGACCGTGCGGCAGGGAGGCGAAGGTGGAGGTCGGGTCGTTGCTCCCGTGCGGCTGTAGGGCTCCCATGCGATGGCATCTTCGAGCAGGCTCCACGACAGGCCAGATCTGGCAAGGAGGCGCCGAGTCCGGCGGAGGGCGGCAGGATCCGGTGGAGGGCGGTCGGATCCATGGTGGGCACGCCTCCTAGAGGCGGATCCTGGGCCGGTGCGCCACCCGGTGGCAAAAGGCGGGCTCGTCCTCCGGCGGCGGATCTAGGGTGGGCGCGTCCTCCGGCGGTGGATCcagcgatgacgacgacgatgacgacaacGCGTAGATCCTACGGCAGCGATGGCAGCAGgtggatgggctcggcgggcTTGTCCACGGggttttcttttttgtttgttttttctgaTTCATTTTCGTAGGCGGGCAAAGCGACCGCTTCCGTAGTTCTGCATTAACACAGACCTTTTGATGGAGGTGGTTGCTTTGTCCGCCTCAGAAAACCAAAAATGACCACCTCCATTaagttttctgtagtagtgtcagCGCAGTGCCTTCGAGCAGACAACAAGCAGCATGAGCGAGATGGGGATCGGAGGTTGCTTCTAGGTGGTGCAGCCTTCCTCTCCACACCCTAGCAGCAAGGTGGATTGAGCGATGTTGTGCGATAGATCGGGCACCACCGCTATACTCACGATAGGAGCGGCAACCTCTATCTCTTCCTACCTCGGACTCTCTCtcccttgaaagcatctaggcccctagtgggtttcggtgattaatgacaacgtaagattattgtgactaacatgtgttttgcagaaacaatttgagttaggtcacgataatggtgattgtttgggcaatcaaTGGTATTCATGCCCCTGTtgttggaaatcatttcggttttcaaaggatggacaacaaggctaaggacgactagttctaagtgtcatttggcgttggagagacacttagattagtttagggctttgtttttcctttggacgtactattaaggagggaatgaactagtagcttgacctaggtgggtctaatgtgttaggtgtggtgcacacttctcaaacttagcactaggaaGCTCAGAGTTAGCCCAAAGATCATTTGAAGTCAACGCCATTCACAAAGTGCCTTGAATTTGGAGTGTTTGGAGGTGTGATAGAGGGACCAGACGCTGGTCCCCATcggaccgaacacgtctggtcagtgTAAGACAGCATAGAGAGAACCCTATAGTCGACCGGACTCTAACACAGTGTCATCACTGGACGCGACTATGCCTAGGGTTTTGTCTGCCatgaggaccggacgctgtgCCCGTGGCACCGGACACTAGAGGCCAGTGCATCTGATCTAatgcagagaggttccagagaagggttttcttgaccggacatgtctgttcAGTGTGGACAGGACCCTAGTAGAGTCCGGTCACACTAGCCGTTGTTTATTAGAGCTGACGTCACATAGCcgttggctactgaccggacgtgtctagtcaccCCGacaggcgcgtccggtcatcactgaagttgctgagttggacctcaaTGGGTATGTTTGAAAGTGGGGGCTATCTATACATCTCCTACTCGTCCAACATACGTCTCTTGCTCATTTGTTCATCTAAGGCAACCATTTGGAGTTCAAGTGAGAGCAAGTGAcaagtggggtgattgagatttgataatccaagattatgGACCTCATTAGTgtctagggagtagcaagtgtgcatccaccttttctCATTAGCCTTGtttgggtcaagtgagagtttgtgcatATTACTCGTGGTGATTGGCATCAccaagacggcttggtggtgattgggagcttggtgatcatctggcggagcttgtggatgacccaactcatcttgtgagtggttgtgggcgaaTCACCATGCCAGAGTGgtaaagaatcagcccgtagagagcacttgatccttgcacggatcaagggggagcaatacccatgtgtgggtgctccaacgaggactagtggggagtgccgactctctgatacctcgataaaacatcaccatgttccttccctctctttactttgagcatttactttgagcaattcaatacttgtctttacattcctagaattgccatgctagagtaggattggaacctaggttgctaaACTCTTTGTGCGATAGGACAATAGGATACACAATTAGGCactaggggtgaagtgggctaagtataggacttaattattgcaagaatttTTAGAGAAGCCCAattcccccctcttgggcatcttgatcctttcaattagtatcagagctgaGTGCTCTTTGATTTAgtcttaaccgcctagagcaagatgtctcatggggatggaccccctccctactttgagggagatgattttccttattggaaaattcatatGGAGGCGTACCTAGAGGCTATAGACATTGGAGTGCTTAGAGCCGccacacaaggcttcccaaaacctaaagATCCCACCAACCTTGTTGGTGATGAGGCCAACTACGAAAAGTGGAATTCAAAGGCCaaaaacaccctctttagaggcctttgcaaggatgtctccAACCATGTCCGGAACCACAAAGactcccatgcactatggtcggacatttgagcgctccatgagggaactaagagtgagcatgaggaatgctatcatcttgttatcAAAAAGCtcaattcatttgaaatgcttcctaatgaatgtgctaataagatgtattcatgcttgaatgtgcttgtagaggaagtcaatgggcttagacttacaCAATTGCAACCATccgatattgtaagaaagatattGAGTGTTCTTCCCATTaacaagtatgggcatattgtgaccgtgctacatcaaggtgatctttccacatCTACACTAACACAAAAATTGGAAAAGATCAATgcgcatgagatgtacatgcacatcactccacaagatggctcttcctcttccaccaagaagaaatatTTGgctttcaaggctagccaagagaagaagggcaaagcaaaagtGGCTCTTGAAAGCTcaactgaagatgaagatgacaccaacattgctctcatggtgaggaagaccaccaagatgctcaaaaagctaaacaagaatggtgtcaagttcgattccaagaagaagaaattcttcacaagTGGCAAGaggaagcccatctccgaaatggattgctacaattgtggtgatcttggttatctagctcatcaatgtccaaagcccaagaaagacaagtagaagaagaagtacaaggacaataaagatgactcaagtgatgatgagaagaagaaagaaaagccatacaagaagagagatggcaagaagaagcaacaccacaagaagaagaatgacaaagcttatattgttggtgattggctcacggatattgaatcatcaagtggctcatccggtgaagatagtgatgacgagaaggagaaggtggccgctcttgtgattgggACTTCactacctccaccaccaccaccgccatcatcctctacacacctatgcctcatggccaagggtgaacgaaaggtacaatgtgatgatgatagtagtggtaatgaaagtggtagtgatagtgatgatgaattcgAAGCAACTTATTATGATGAACTAGTTGCCTTGCTTAACAAGTACTCTAAAATCataagaaagacaagagctaaaaataaaaagcttgaACTTGAGAATGAATCTCTTTTAGCTAAGCTTGACATAGCCCaaaaagctagtgatgagcttagagatGAAAACAAGGTTGTGTCATCCACCCTCAAGGAGCTCAAAGGTAACTTAAaaaagcttaaagaaaaacatgataaacttgaggggatacacaaAGAGCTCAACACTAGATATAgcttgctaaaagaagaatattcCACTCTCAAGGTCAATCATGATAACCTTGTCATTTCAAATGAGTTCTTATCAAATGaaacacatgatgctactaaccatgttgttaagattgatatagctacatcatgtgatgatttgattgatgagaacattgagcaaggatctagtagcaaaggcaagtaaGTGGTTGTGGCCAATCATTATGATGAttgtgtcaagatcaagaatgagattGAGAAGCTAAGAgaggaaaacaagaaactcaagattaAGAAGACTCATCTCACCACCGGCTTATACAAGTTCACAAAAGGGCATAAtgttcaaagtgagctactcatgaacaccgtgatgaagaATGACAAGTGTGATATTGGCTtcaaggcaaacaaagagaagaaagcCAAAGCTCAAtatcaagctcaacatcaacataagccaaagcctaagccaaagagatgtattgagtgtggacaagacggtcactttgctcatgattgTAAA
The sequence above is drawn from the Miscanthus floridulus cultivar M001 chromosome 15, ASM1932011v1, whole genome shotgun sequence genome and encodes:
- the LOC136506948 gene encoding LRR receptor-like serine/threonine-protein kinase EFR, with amino-acid sequence MATIPGFPVLVVTILLAFACTCCFLSFSTASSSAPATLHSTTSDDTDLQALLCLRLHLSDSDTAGAMASWSNDSSVQYCSWPGVTCGKRHASRVTILDFDSANLSGQIPPCVGSLTFLRAIHLPNNQLNGHIPPELGSLNRLFYLNLSYNHLMGMIPSTLSSSRGPASSSSIFQPISLKEIILSNNKLHGRIPDGLGTLSSLSALLVANNMLTGGIPAFLANSSSLEFLDLTNNHLSGEIPSALFNSSSIEVLVLQDNNFVGSVPPLVHIFSPLDTLILSDNNLSGSIPSSLGKFSALTWLFLSQNNFQGAIPSSLGMIPSLERLDLSFNNLSGTVPASLYHITTLTKLAVSTNRLSGQIP
- the LOC136506949 gene encoding uncharacterized protein; translation: MYMHITPQDGSSSSTKKKYLAFKASQEKKGKAKVALESSTEDEDDTNIALMVRKTTKMLKKLNKNGVKFDSKKKKFFTSGKRKPISEMDCYNCGDLDSDDEKEKVAALVIGTSLPPPPPPPSSSTHLCLMAKGERKVQCDDDSSGNESGSDSDDEFEATYYDELVALLNKYSKIIRKTRAKNKKLELENESLLAKLDIAQKASDELRDENKVVSSTLKELKGNLKKLKEKHDKLEGIHKELNTRYSLLKEEYSTLKVNHDNLVISNEFLSNETHDATNHVVKIDIATSCDDLIDENIEQGSSSKGGDPGDDERRPPLSSGRDKGKGQMQEPAKKMKCKRLDRDT